In the genome of Sebastes umbrosus isolate fSebUmb1 chromosome 14, fSebUmb1.pri, whole genome shotgun sequence, one region contains:
- the LOC119502039 gene encoding zinc finger protein 436-like, which yields MMDSGMIQLRSFVHQRLFSAAEEILGEVERTVTLALYEAEVSRSKEEVESLQHQLDLLRHKPAAEPSLTSSTVERGDGCDAPLLQENPGPSTTEESNFSLSAEVPGPSQTSADPDSNNWNYCLVQTDFKMSKIKEEQEELVDDSQTQEMFFPSPEIVKSEQEEQVSYEMQPVSSDCSEAQSENNNSDEEWVNSKGEQTKTMKKKGKILQSGSVDEKDKAALPYDKSSAKNEKDRSFCHFCGKGFQYIGSLMKHIKTHENNFDCTVCGITCQSTQELITHVKGCHNKTYFCAVCGKTFANVRCLRLHERIHSGIKEFVCQECGKTFYRREHLVVHVRTHSGEKPYHCDVCGKAFSQSQNLTIHKRSHSGEKPYQCGLCGKLFNTSSHLKTHMRYHSGEKPYPCDICGKRFRQSGQMTRHRTTHTGERPYGCHICGMRYRFAPNLKVHLQTHEKLAAE from the exons ATGATGGACTCCGGCATGATCCAGCTGAGGTCGTTCGTTCATCAGCGGCTGTTCTCCGCAGCAGAGGAGATCCtcggagaggtggagagaacCGTCACGTTAGCTCTGTACGAAGCCGAAGTTAGTCGCTCtaaagaggaggtggagagtcTGCAACACCAGCTGGACCTGCTGAGACACAAACCAG CAGCTGAGCCTTCACTGACCAGCAGCACAGTGGAACGTGGAGACGGATGTGATGCCCCACTGCTGCAGGAGAACCCAGGACCCTCAACAACAGAAGAATCTAACTTCAGTCTGAGTGCTGAGGTCCCGGGACCCTCTCAAACCAGCGCAGATCCGGACAGTAATAACTGGAACTACTGCTTGGTTCAGACGGACTTCAAGATGTCAAAGATAAAAGAAGAGCAGGAGGAACTTGTGGATGACAGTCAAACACAGGAGATGTTTTTTCCTTCTCCTGAAATTGTGAAAAGTGAGCAAGAGGAACAAGTATCATATGAGATGCAGCCAGTTTCTTCAGACTGCTCTGAAGCTCAGAGTGAGAACAATAACAGCGATGAGGAGTGGGTGAACAGCAAAGGAGAACagaccaaaacaatgaaaaagaaaggaaagataTTGCAAAGTGGTAGCGTTGATGAGAAGGACAAAGCAGCTTTGCCATATGACAAAAGTTCTGCTAAAAATGAAAAGGATCGCagtttttgccatttttgtgGCAAGGGGTTCCAGTACATCGGCTCTTTGATgaagcacataaaaacacatgagaACAATTTTGATTGCACTGTATGTGGGATAACATGCCAGTCCACACAGGAGCTGATAACTCACGTGAAAGGTTGtcacaacaaaacatatttttgtgccGTTTGTGGCAAGACTTTCGCCAATGTCCGTTGTCTCCGACTGCATGAAAGAATACACTCGGGCATTAAAGAGTTTGTGTGTCAAGAATGTGGCAAGACATTTTACCGAAGAGAGCATCTGGTTGTTCATGTGAGGACGCATTCTGGGGAGAAACCGTATCACTGTGATGTTTGTGGAAAAGCATTCAGTCAGAGCCAGAACCTTACAATTCATAAAAGAAGTCACTCAGGGGAGAAACCATATCAATGCGGCCTTTGTGGTAAACTTTTTAACACAAGCAGTCACCTCAAAACACACATGAGGTACCATTCAGGAGAAAAACCGTACCCGTGTGATATTTGCGGTAAACGTTTTCGCCAAAGCGGACAGATGACTCGACATAGGACCACACATACAGGAGAGAGGCCATATGGCTGCCATATTTGTGGTATGAGATACAGGTTTGCACCTAATCTGAAGGTGCACCTGCAAACTCATGAAAAGTTAGCCGCTGAGTGA